The window CTGAAGTTCCTCGGCTTCGAGCAGATCTTCAAGAACGCCCTCACCACGCTGCCGATGGGCGGTGCGAAGGGCGGTTCGGACTTCAACCCCAAGGGCAAGTCGGACCGCGAGGTAATGCGTTTCTGCCAGGCTTTCATGACCGAACTGTGGCGTCACATCGGTCCCGAGACGGACGTTCCGGCGGGCGACATCGGTGTCGGCGGCCGTGAAATCGGATTCCTCTACGGCATGTACCGCAAGCTGGCCCGGGAGAACACCGGCGTGCTGACGGGCAAGGGCATGACCTACGGCGGATCGCTGATCCGTCCCGAGGCAACGGGCTTCGGAGCCGTCTATTTCCTGCGCCAGATGCTCGAAAAGGCCGGCATGGAGATCAAGGGCCAGACCATCGCCATCTCGGGCTTCGGCAACGTGGCCTGGGGCGCCGCGACGAAAGCGACGGAACTGGGAGCCAAGGTGGTGACCATTTCGGGTCCCGACGGCTATATCTACGATCCCGACGGCCTCGACGCCGAGAAGATCGCCTACATGCTGGAGTTGCGCGCGTCGAACAACGACGTGGTGGAGCCTTACGCCAAGAAGTTCCCGGGATCGAAGTTCTTCGCCGGCAAGAAACCGTGGGAGGTCAAGGTGGACATCGCCATGCCGTGCGCCACGCAGAACGAGCTGGACGGCGAGGACGCCAAAAAACTGCTGGCCAACGGCGTGAAGATCGTGGCCGAGGTTTCGAACATGGGCTGCCGTCCGGAGGCCATCGACGCCTTCATCGCGGCGAAGATCCCCTACGGACCGGGCAAGGCCGTGAACGCCGGCGGCGTGGCCACGTCGGGTCTCGAAATGACGCAGAATTCGCAGAAACTCAACTGGACGGCCGAAGAGGTCGATGCCAAGCTGCACCAGATCATGTCGTCGATCCACCACGCCTGCGTGGAGTACGGCACGGAGAAGGACGGCTACCTCAACTACATGAAGGG of the Alistipes senegalensis JC50 genome contains:
- the gdhA gene encoding NADP-specific glutamate dehydrogenase — encoded protein: MNVNKLMTELERRHPGESEYLQAVREVLMTVEESYNQHPEFEANRIAERIVEPDRIFTFKVVWVDDKGEVQVNTGYRVQFNNAIGPYKGGLRFHPSVNLSILKFLGFEQIFKNALTTLPMGGAKGGSDFNPKGKSDREVMRFCQAFMTELWRHIGPETDVPAGDIGVGGREIGFLYGMYRKLARENTGVLTGKGMTYGGSLIRPEATGFGAVYFLRQMLEKAGMEIKGQTIAISGFGNVAWGAATKATELGAKVVTISGPDGYIYDPDGLDAEKIAYMLELRASNNDVVEPYAKKFPGSKFFAGKKPWEVKVDIAMPCATQNELDGEDAKKLLANGVKIVAEVSNMGCRPEAIDAFIAAKIPYGPGKAVNAGGVATSGLEMTQNSQKLNWTAEEVDAKLHQIMSSIHHACVEYGTEKDGYLNYMKGANIAGFMKVAKSMVEQGIL